One Spea bombifrons isolate aSpeBom1 chromosome 1, aSpeBom1.2.pri, whole genome shotgun sequence DNA window includes the following coding sequences:
- the EWSR1 gene encoding RNA-binding protein EWS isoform X4: protein MASTDYSTYSQTGAQQSYGAYTAQPAQGYTQTAQASYGQQSYGSYGQPSDSSYTQTQATANAYGQSAYAASYGQPPTGYTTPAAPQAYSQPVQAYGSSGYDTTTAAATTTQTSYAAPSAYGSQPAYASYGQQPASAAPTRPQDGSKPADTSQPPPSTATYPQASMGYSQSSYNYPQAPASYTIQQVSAPPSYPPTSYSSSQPTSYEQSSYSQPSSYSQQSSYGQQSPYSQQTSYGQPSGYGQQSGYGQQNSYQQQQQQQQQQQQQPPPTSYPPPATSYSSQQSGQYGQPSSSYSQQSSYRQDHPGSKGSYGQEPHQGYGGSGDSRISGGLDSRGRSRGMFDRGGMSRGGRGGRGGMGSGGERAGFSKPGGLLDDGPDLDLGLFNVGPPMEPEEEPENNTIYVQGFNENVTVEDIIEFFKTCGEVKMNKRTGQPFVNIFTDKETGKPKGDGTVSFEDPPSAKTAVELCDGKEFQGTALKVSLARKKSSLLGNRGGFAPRDGRGQPPLLRGGPMGRMGGRGGERGGFVPRGPRGPRGAPVGANVQHRAGDWQCPNPSCGNQNFAWRTECNQCKAPKPEGFVPPPFPPPGAERGRGGPGMRGGRGGLMDRGGPGMFRGGRGGDRGGFRGRGMDRGFGGGRRGGPPGPPGPLMEPMGGGRGGGARRGGPGKMDKSEHRQERRERPY from the exons ATGGCGTCTACCG ATTATAGCACCTATAGCCAGACTGGAGCCCAGCAGAG TTACGGAGCTTACACTGCCCAGCCTGCTCAAGGATACACACAGACTGCCCAG GCAAGCTATGGACAGCAAAGCTACGGCTCTTATGGCCAACCAAGTGATTCCAGCTATACACAGACACAAGCAACAGCAAATGCATATGGCCAGTCCGCATATGCTGCTTCCTATGGACAACCACCAACCG GTTACACCACCCCAGCTGCTCCTCAAGCTTACAGCCAACCGGTCCAAGCATATGGATCATCAGGTTATGACACCACCACCGCAGCCGCCACCACCACCCAGACTTCTTATGCAGCGCCATCCGCCTATGGATCTCAGCCTGCATATGCTTCCTATGGACAGCAGCCTGCCAGTGCTGCTCCAACAAG ACCTCAAGATGGAAGCAAGCCAGCTGATACAAGCCAACCACCACCAAGCACGGCCACGTATCCTCAGGCCAGCATGGGCTACAGTCAAAGCAGCTATAATTATCCTCAAGCCCCAGCCAGCTACACAATACAGCAAGTGAGCGCTCCTCCATCCTACCCACCCACCAG cTATTCGAGCTCCCAACCAACTAGCTACGAGCAAAGCTCATATTCTCAGCCCAGCTCTTACTCACAACAAAGCAGCTATGGGCAACAGAGCCCATATTCCCAGCAGACTTCTTATGGGCAGCCAAGTGGCTATGGACAGCAAAGTGGATATGGACAGCAGAACAGTtaccagcagcagcaacaacaacagcagcagcagcagcaacaacccCCTCCAACTAGCTACCCACCTCCGGCTACATCCTACAGCAGCCAGCAGTCGGGCCAGTATGGCCAACCGAGCAGCAGCTACAGTCAGCAGA GCAGTTATCGTCAGGACCATCCTGGTAGCAAAGGATCATATGGCCAGGAACCTCATCAAGGTTATGGAGGCTCTGGTGACAGCCGCATTTCAGGAGGCCTTGACTCTCGTGGCAGAAGCAGGGGCATGTTTGACAGAGGCGGCATGAGTCGTGGTGGGCGGGGAGGCCGTGGAGGCATGGG CAGCGGTGGAGAGCGAGCTGGCTTCAGTAAGCCTGGTG GACTCTTGGATGATGGCCCAGATCTTGATTTAG GCTTATTCAATGTAGGACCCCCTATGGAGCCAGAAGAAGAACCGGAAAACAACACGATATATGTGCAAGGTTTCAATGAAAATGTCACTGTCGAAGACATAATAGAATTCTTCAAGACATGCGGCGAAGTCAAG ATGAATAAGAGGACTGGCCAGCCATTTGTCAACATCTTTACAGACAAAGAGACTGGAAAGCCAAAGGGAGATGGGACGGTTTCCTTTGAGGACCCACCTTCAGCAAAGACAGCTGTTGAGCTATGTGATG GGAAAGAATTTCAGGGCACTGCCTTGAAAGTGTCATTAGCCCGCAAAAAGTCGTCTCTGCTCGGTAACAGAGGTGGCTTTGCCCCACGTGACGGCCGAGGACAGCCACCACTTTTACGTGGCG GACCTATGGGACGAATGGGTGGCAGAGGTGGTGAGCGCGGAGGATTTGTGCCAAGAGGACCTAGAGGACCACGTGGAGCTCCAGTTGGCGCCAATGTACAGCACAGAGCCGGGGACTGGCAGTGCCCGAACCC gaGCTGTGGAAACCAAAATTTTGCTTGGAGAACAGAGTGTAACCAGTGCAAGGCTCCTAAACCGGAGGGTTTCGTTCCTCCCCCTTTCCCGCCTCCAG GCGctgaaagaggaagaggaggaccTGGTATGAGAGGTGGCAGAGGTGGTTTAATGGACCGTGGTGGGCCTGGTATGTTCCGGGGTGGACGTGGAGGAGATAGAGGAGGCTTCAGAGGACGTGGAATGGACAGAGGATTTGGTGGAGGAAGGCGTGGTGGACCTCCTGGTCCCCCAGGACCTCTCATGGAGCCAATGGGAGGTGGAAGAGGTGGTGGAGCAAGGCGAGGTGGACCTGGAAAGATGGATAA GAGCGAGCATCGCCAGGAGCGCAGAGAAAGACCCTACTAG
- the EWSR1 gene encoding RNA-binding protein EWS isoform X2, which yields MASTDYSTYSQTGAQQSYGAYTAQPAQGYTQTAQQASYGQQSYGSYGQPSDSSYTQTQATANAYGQSAYAASYGQPPTGYTTPAAPQAYSQPVQAYGSSGYDTTTAAATTTQTSYAAPSAYGSQPAYASYGQQPASAAPTRPQDGSKPADTSQPPPSTATYPQASMGYSQSSYNYPQAPASYTIQQVSAPPSYPPTSYSSSQPTSYEQSSYSQPSSYSQQSSYGQQSPYSQQTSYGQPSGYGQQSGYGQQNSYQQQQQQQQQQQQQPPPTSYPPPATSYSSQQSGQYGQPSSSYSQQSSYRQDHPGSKGSYGQEPHQGYGGSGDSRISGGLDSRGRSRGMFDRGGMSRGGRGGRGGMGSGGERAGFSKPGGLLDDGPDLDLGLFNVGPPMEPEEEPENNTIYVQGFNENVTVEDIIEFFKTCGEVKMNKRTGQPFVNIFTDKETGKPKGDGTVSFEDPPSAKTAVELCDGKEFQGTALKVSLARKKSSLLGNRGGFAPRDGRGQPPLLRGGPMGRMGGRGGERGGFVPRGPRGPRGAPVGANVQHRAGDWQCPNPSCGNQNFAWRTECNQCKAPKPEGFVPPPFPPPGAERGRGGPGMRGGRGGLMDRGGPGMFRGGRGGDRGGFRGRGMDRGFGGGRRGGPPGPPGPLMEPMGGGRGGGARRGGPGKMDKSEHRQERRERPY from the exons ATGGCGTCTACCG ATTATAGCACCTATAGCCAGACTGGAGCCCAGCAGAG TTACGGAGCTTACACTGCCCAGCCTGCTCAAGGATACACACAGACTGCCCAG CAGGCAAGCTATGGACAGCAAAGCTACGGCTCTTATGGCCAACCAAGTGATTCCAGCTATACACAGACACAAGCAACAGCAAATGCATATGGCCAGTCCGCATATGCTGCTTCCTATGGACAACCACCAACCG GTTACACCACCCCAGCTGCTCCTCAAGCTTACAGCCAACCGGTCCAAGCATATGGATCATCAGGTTATGACACCACCACCGCAGCCGCCACCACCACCCAGACTTCTTATGCAGCGCCATCCGCCTATGGATCTCAGCCTGCATATGCTTCCTATGGACAGCAGCCTGCCAGTGCTGCTCCAACAAG ACCTCAAGATGGAAGCAAGCCAGCTGATACAAGCCAACCACCACCAAGCACGGCCACGTATCCTCAGGCCAGCATGGGCTACAGTCAAAGCAGCTATAATTATCCTCAAGCCCCAGCCAGCTACACAATACAGCAAGTGAGCGCTCCTCCATCCTACCCACCCACCAG cTATTCGAGCTCCCAACCAACTAGCTACGAGCAAAGCTCATATTCTCAGCCCAGCTCTTACTCACAACAAAGCAGCTATGGGCAACAGAGCCCATATTCCCAGCAGACTTCTTATGGGCAGCCAAGTGGCTATGGACAGCAAAGTGGATATGGACAGCAGAACAGTtaccagcagcagcaacaacaacagcagcagcagcagcaacaacccCCTCCAACTAGCTACCCACCTCCGGCTACATCCTACAGCAGCCAGCAGTCGGGCCAGTATGGCCAACCGAGCAGCAGCTACAGTCAGCAGA GCAGTTATCGTCAGGACCATCCTGGTAGCAAAGGATCATATGGCCAGGAACCTCATCAAGGTTATGGAGGCTCTGGTGACAGCCGCATTTCAGGAGGCCTTGACTCTCGTGGCAGAAGCAGGGGCATGTTTGACAGAGGCGGCATGAGTCGTGGTGGGCGGGGAGGCCGTGGAGGCATGGG CAGCGGTGGAGAGCGAGCTGGCTTCAGTAAGCCTGGTG GACTCTTGGATGATGGCCCAGATCTTGATTTAG GCTTATTCAATGTAGGACCCCCTATGGAGCCAGAAGAAGAACCGGAAAACAACACGATATATGTGCAAGGTTTCAATGAAAATGTCACTGTCGAAGACATAATAGAATTCTTCAAGACATGCGGCGAAGTCAAG ATGAATAAGAGGACTGGCCAGCCATTTGTCAACATCTTTACAGACAAAGAGACTGGAAAGCCAAAGGGAGATGGGACGGTTTCCTTTGAGGACCCACCTTCAGCAAAGACAGCTGTTGAGCTATGTGATG GGAAAGAATTTCAGGGCACTGCCTTGAAAGTGTCATTAGCCCGCAAAAAGTCGTCTCTGCTCGGTAACAGAGGTGGCTTTGCCCCACGTGACGGCCGAGGACAGCCACCACTTTTACGTGGCG GACCTATGGGACGAATGGGTGGCAGAGGTGGTGAGCGCGGAGGATTTGTGCCAAGAGGACCTAGAGGACCACGTGGAGCTCCAGTTGGCGCCAATGTACAGCACAGAGCCGGGGACTGGCAGTGCCCGAACCC gaGCTGTGGAAACCAAAATTTTGCTTGGAGAACAGAGTGTAACCAGTGCAAGGCTCCTAAACCGGAGGGTTTCGTTCCTCCCCCTTTCCCGCCTCCAG GCGctgaaagaggaagaggaggaccTGGTATGAGAGGTGGCAGAGGTGGTTTAATGGACCGTGGTGGGCCTGGTATGTTCCGGGGTGGACGTGGAGGAGATAGAGGAGGCTTCAGAGGACGTGGAATGGACAGAGGATTTGGTGGAGGAAGGCGTGGTGGACCTCCTGGTCCCCCAGGACCTCTCATGGAGCCAATGGGAGGTGGAAGAGGTGGTGGAGCAAGGCGAGGTGGACCTGGAAAGATGGATAA GAGCGAGCATCGCCAGGAGCGCAGAGAAAGACCCTACTAG
- the EWSR1 gene encoding RNA-binding protein EWS isoform X5, giving the protein MASTDYSTYSQTGAQQSYGAYTAQPAQGYTQTAQQASYGQQSYGSYGQPSDSSYTQTQATANAYGQSAYAASYGQPPTGYTTPAAPQAYSQPVQAYGSSGYDTTTAAATTTQTSYAAPSAYGSQPAYASYGQQPASAAPTRPQDGSKPADTSQPPPSTATYPQASMGYSQSSYNYPQAPASYTIQQVSAPPSYPPTSYSSSQPTSYEQSSYSQPSSYSQQSSYGQQSPYSQQTSYGQPSGYGQQSGYGQQNSYQQQQQQQQQQQQQPPPTSYPPPATSYSSQQSGQYGQPSSSYSQQSSYRQDHPGSKGSYGQEPHQGYGGSGDSRISGGLDSRGRSRGMFDRGGMSRGGRGGRGGMGGGERAGFSKPGGLLDDGPDLDLGPPMEPEEEPENNTIYVQGFNENVTVEDIIEFFKTCGEVKMNKRTGQPFVNIFTDKETGKPKGDGTVSFEDPPSAKTAVELCDGKEFQGTALKVSLARKKSSLLGNRGGFAPRDGRGQPPLLRGGPMGRMGGRGGERGGFVPRGPRGPRGAPVGANVQHRAGDWQCPNPSCGNQNFAWRTECNQCKAPKPEGFVPPPFPPPGAERGRGGPGMRGGRGGLMDRGGPGMFRGGRGGDRGGFRGRGMDRGFGGGRRGGPPGPPGPLMEPMGGGRGGGARRGGPGKMDKSEHRQERRERPY; this is encoded by the exons ATGGCGTCTACCG ATTATAGCACCTATAGCCAGACTGGAGCCCAGCAGAG TTACGGAGCTTACACTGCCCAGCCTGCTCAAGGATACACACAGACTGCCCAG CAGGCAAGCTATGGACAGCAAAGCTACGGCTCTTATGGCCAACCAAGTGATTCCAGCTATACACAGACACAAGCAACAGCAAATGCATATGGCCAGTCCGCATATGCTGCTTCCTATGGACAACCACCAACCG GTTACACCACCCCAGCTGCTCCTCAAGCTTACAGCCAACCGGTCCAAGCATATGGATCATCAGGTTATGACACCACCACCGCAGCCGCCACCACCACCCAGACTTCTTATGCAGCGCCATCCGCCTATGGATCTCAGCCTGCATATGCTTCCTATGGACAGCAGCCTGCCAGTGCTGCTCCAACAAG ACCTCAAGATGGAAGCAAGCCAGCTGATACAAGCCAACCACCACCAAGCACGGCCACGTATCCTCAGGCCAGCATGGGCTACAGTCAAAGCAGCTATAATTATCCTCAAGCCCCAGCCAGCTACACAATACAGCAAGTGAGCGCTCCTCCATCCTACCCACCCACCAG cTATTCGAGCTCCCAACCAACTAGCTACGAGCAAAGCTCATATTCTCAGCCCAGCTCTTACTCACAACAAAGCAGCTATGGGCAACAGAGCCCATATTCCCAGCAGACTTCTTATGGGCAGCCAAGTGGCTATGGACAGCAAAGTGGATATGGACAGCAGAACAGTtaccagcagcagcaacaacaacagcagcagcagcagcaacaacccCCTCCAACTAGCTACCCACCTCCGGCTACATCCTACAGCAGCCAGCAGTCGGGCCAGTATGGCCAACCGAGCAGCAGCTACAGTCAGCAGA GCAGTTATCGTCAGGACCATCCTGGTAGCAAAGGATCATATGGCCAGGAACCTCATCAAGGTTATGGAGGCTCTGGTGACAGCCGCATTTCAGGAGGCCTTGACTCTCGTGGCAGAAGCAGGGGCATGTTTGACAGAGGCGGCATGAGTCGTGGTGGGCGGGGAGGCCGTGGAGGCATGGG CGGTGGAGAGCGAGCTGGCTTCAGTAAGCCTGGTG GACTCTTGGATGATGGCCCAGATCTTGATTTAG GACCCCCTATGGAGCCAGAAGAAGAACCGGAAAACAACACGATATATGTGCAAGGTTTCAATGAAAATGTCACTGTCGAAGACATAATAGAATTCTTCAAGACATGCGGCGAAGTCAAG ATGAATAAGAGGACTGGCCAGCCATTTGTCAACATCTTTACAGACAAAGAGACTGGAAAGCCAAAGGGAGATGGGACGGTTTCCTTTGAGGACCCACCTTCAGCAAAGACAGCTGTTGAGCTATGTGATG GGAAAGAATTTCAGGGCACTGCCTTGAAAGTGTCATTAGCCCGCAAAAAGTCGTCTCTGCTCGGTAACAGAGGTGGCTTTGCCCCACGTGACGGCCGAGGACAGCCACCACTTTTACGTGGCG GACCTATGGGACGAATGGGTGGCAGAGGTGGTGAGCGCGGAGGATTTGTGCCAAGAGGACCTAGAGGACCACGTGGAGCTCCAGTTGGCGCCAATGTACAGCACAGAGCCGGGGACTGGCAGTGCCCGAACCC gaGCTGTGGAAACCAAAATTTTGCTTGGAGAACAGAGTGTAACCAGTGCAAGGCTCCTAAACCGGAGGGTTTCGTTCCTCCCCCTTTCCCGCCTCCAG GCGctgaaagaggaagaggaggaccTGGTATGAGAGGTGGCAGAGGTGGTTTAATGGACCGTGGTGGGCCTGGTATGTTCCGGGGTGGACGTGGAGGAGATAGAGGAGGCTTCAGAGGACGTGGAATGGACAGAGGATTTGGTGGAGGAAGGCGTGGTGGACCTCCTGGTCCCCCAGGACCTCTCATGGAGCCAATGGGAGGTGGAAGAGGTGGTGGAGCAAGGCGAGGTGGACCTGGAAAGATGGATAA GAGCGAGCATCGCCAGGAGCGCAGAGAAAGACCCTACTAG
- the EWSR1 gene encoding RNA-binding protein EWS isoform X6 encodes MASTDYSTYSQTGAQQSYGAYTAQPAQGYTQTAQASYGQQSYGSYGQPSDSSYTQTQATANAYGQSAYAASYGQPPTGYTTPAAPQAYSQPVQAYGSSGYDTTTAAATTTQTSYAAPSAYGSQPAYASYGQQPASAAPTRPQDGSKPADTSQPPPSTATYPQASMGYSQSSYNYPQAPASYTIQQVSAPPSYPPTSYSSSQPTSYEQSSYSQPSSYSQQSSYGQQSPYSQQTSYGQPSGYGQQSGYGQQNSYQQQQQQQQQQQQQPPPTSYPPPATSYSSQQSGQYGQPSSSYSQQSSYRQDHPGSKGSYGQEPHQGYGGSGDSRISGGLDSRGRSRGMFDRGGMSRGGRGGRGGMGGGERAGFSKPGGLLDDGPDLDLGPPMEPEEEPENNTIYVQGFNENVTVEDIIEFFKTCGEVKMNKRTGQPFVNIFTDKETGKPKGDGTVSFEDPPSAKTAVELCDGKEFQGTALKVSLARKKSSLLGNRGGFAPRDGRGQPPLLRGGPMGRMGGRGGERGGFVPRGPRGPRGAPVGANVQHRAGDWQCPNPSCGNQNFAWRTECNQCKAPKPEGFVPPPFPPPGAERGRGGPGMRGGRGGLMDRGGPGMFRGGRGGDRGGFRGRGMDRGFGGGRRGGPPGPPGPLMEPMGGGRGGGARRGGPGKMDKSEHRQERRERPY; translated from the exons ATGGCGTCTACCG ATTATAGCACCTATAGCCAGACTGGAGCCCAGCAGAG TTACGGAGCTTACACTGCCCAGCCTGCTCAAGGATACACACAGACTGCCCAG GCAAGCTATGGACAGCAAAGCTACGGCTCTTATGGCCAACCAAGTGATTCCAGCTATACACAGACACAAGCAACAGCAAATGCATATGGCCAGTCCGCATATGCTGCTTCCTATGGACAACCACCAACCG GTTACACCACCCCAGCTGCTCCTCAAGCTTACAGCCAACCGGTCCAAGCATATGGATCATCAGGTTATGACACCACCACCGCAGCCGCCACCACCACCCAGACTTCTTATGCAGCGCCATCCGCCTATGGATCTCAGCCTGCATATGCTTCCTATGGACAGCAGCCTGCCAGTGCTGCTCCAACAAG ACCTCAAGATGGAAGCAAGCCAGCTGATACAAGCCAACCACCACCAAGCACGGCCACGTATCCTCAGGCCAGCATGGGCTACAGTCAAAGCAGCTATAATTATCCTCAAGCCCCAGCCAGCTACACAATACAGCAAGTGAGCGCTCCTCCATCCTACCCACCCACCAG cTATTCGAGCTCCCAACCAACTAGCTACGAGCAAAGCTCATATTCTCAGCCCAGCTCTTACTCACAACAAAGCAGCTATGGGCAACAGAGCCCATATTCCCAGCAGACTTCTTATGGGCAGCCAAGTGGCTATGGACAGCAAAGTGGATATGGACAGCAGAACAGTtaccagcagcagcaacaacaacagcagcagcagcagcaacaacccCCTCCAACTAGCTACCCACCTCCGGCTACATCCTACAGCAGCCAGCAGTCGGGCCAGTATGGCCAACCGAGCAGCAGCTACAGTCAGCAGA GCAGTTATCGTCAGGACCATCCTGGTAGCAAAGGATCATATGGCCAGGAACCTCATCAAGGTTATGGAGGCTCTGGTGACAGCCGCATTTCAGGAGGCCTTGACTCTCGTGGCAGAAGCAGGGGCATGTTTGACAGAGGCGGCATGAGTCGTGGTGGGCGGGGAGGCCGTGGAGGCATGGG CGGTGGAGAGCGAGCTGGCTTCAGTAAGCCTGGTG GACTCTTGGATGATGGCCCAGATCTTGATTTAG GACCCCCTATGGAGCCAGAAGAAGAACCGGAAAACAACACGATATATGTGCAAGGTTTCAATGAAAATGTCACTGTCGAAGACATAATAGAATTCTTCAAGACATGCGGCGAAGTCAAG ATGAATAAGAGGACTGGCCAGCCATTTGTCAACATCTTTACAGACAAAGAGACTGGAAAGCCAAAGGGAGATGGGACGGTTTCCTTTGAGGACCCACCTTCAGCAAAGACAGCTGTTGAGCTATGTGATG GGAAAGAATTTCAGGGCACTGCCTTGAAAGTGTCATTAGCCCGCAAAAAGTCGTCTCTGCTCGGTAACAGAGGTGGCTTTGCCCCACGTGACGGCCGAGGACAGCCACCACTTTTACGTGGCG GACCTATGGGACGAATGGGTGGCAGAGGTGGTGAGCGCGGAGGATTTGTGCCAAGAGGACCTAGAGGACCACGTGGAGCTCCAGTTGGCGCCAATGTACAGCACAGAGCCGGGGACTGGCAGTGCCCGAACCC gaGCTGTGGAAACCAAAATTTTGCTTGGAGAACAGAGTGTAACCAGTGCAAGGCTCCTAAACCGGAGGGTTTCGTTCCTCCCCCTTTCCCGCCTCCAG GCGctgaaagaggaagaggaggaccTGGTATGAGAGGTGGCAGAGGTGGTTTAATGGACCGTGGTGGGCCTGGTATGTTCCGGGGTGGACGTGGAGGAGATAGAGGAGGCTTCAGAGGACGTGGAATGGACAGAGGATTTGGTGGAGGAAGGCGTGGTGGACCTCCTGGTCCCCCAGGACCTCTCATGGAGCCAATGGGAGGTGGAAGAGGTGGTGGAGCAAGGCGAGGTGGACCTGGAAAGATGGATAA GAGCGAGCATCGCCAGGAGCGCAGAGAAAGACCCTACTAG
- the EWSR1 gene encoding RNA-binding protein EWS isoform X3, translating into MASTDYSTYSQTGAQQSYGAYTAQPAQGYTQTAQQASYGQQSYGSYGQPSDSSYTQTQATANAYGQSAYAASYGQPPTGYTTPAAPQAYSQPVQAYGSSGYDTTTAAATTTQTSYAAPSAYGSQPAYASYGQQPASAAPTRPQDGSKPADTSQPPPSTATYPQASMGYSQSSYNYPQAPASYTIQQVSAPPSYPPTSYSSSQPTSYEQSSYSQPSSYSQQSSYGQQSPYSQQTSYGQPSGYGQQSGYGQQNSYQQQQQQQQQQQQQPPPTSYPPPATSYSSQQSGQYGQPSSSYSQQSSYRQDHPGSKGSYGQEPHQGYGGSGDSRISGGLDSRGRSRGMFDRGGMSRGGRGGRGGMGGGERAGFSKPGGLLDDGPDLDLGLFNVGPPMEPEEEPENNTIYVQGFNENVTVEDIIEFFKTCGEVKMNKRTGQPFVNIFTDKETGKPKGDGTVSFEDPPSAKTAVELCDGKEFQGTALKVSLARKKSSLLGNRGGFAPRDGRGQPPLLRGGPMGRMGGRGGERGGFVPRGPRGPRGAPVGANVQHRAGDWQCPNPSCGNQNFAWRTECNQCKAPKPEGFVPPPFPPPGAERGRGGPGMRGGRGGLMDRGGPGMFRGGRGGDRGGFRGRGMDRGFGGGRRGGPPGPPGPLMEPMGGGRGGGARRGGPGKMDKSEHRQERRERPY; encoded by the exons ATGGCGTCTACCG ATTATAGCACCTATAGCCAGACTGGAGCCCAGCAGAG TTACGGAGCTTACACTGCCCAGCCTGCTCAAGGATACACACAGACTGCCCAG CAGGCAAGCTATGGACAGCAAAGCTACGGCTCTTATGGCCAACCAAGTGATTCCAGCTATACACAGACACAAGCAACAGCAAATGCATATGGCCAGTCCGCATATGCTGCTTCCTATGGACAACCACCAACCG GTTACACCACCCCAGCTGCTCCTCAAGCTTACAGCCAACCGGTCCAAGCATATGGATCATCAGGTTATGACACCACCACCGCAGCCGCCACCACCACCCAGACTTCTTATGCAGCGCCATCCGCCTATGGATCTCAGCCTGCATATGCTTCCTATGGACAGCAGCCTGCCAGTGCTGCTCCAACAAG ACCTCAAGATGGAAGCAAGCCAGCTGATACAAGCCAACCACCACCAAGCACGGCCACGTATCCTCAGGCCAGCATGGGCTACAGTCAAAGCAGCTATAATTATCCTCAAGCCCCAGCCAGCTACACAATACAGCAAGTGAGCGCTCCTCCATCCTACCCACCCACCAG cTATTCGAGCTCCCAACCAACTAGCTACGAGCAAAGCTCATATTCTCAGCCCAGCTCTTACTCACAACAAAGCAGCTATGGGCAACAGAGCCCATATTCCCAGCAGACTTCTTATGGGCAGCCAAGTGGCTATGGACAGCAAAGTGGATATGGACAGCAGAACAGTtaccagcagcagcaacaacaacagcagcagcagcagcaacaacccCCTCCAACTAGCTACCCACCTCCGGCTACATCCTACAGCAGCCAGCAGTCGGGCCAGTATGGCCAACCGAGCAGCAGCTACAGTCAGCAGA GCAGTTATCGTCAGGACCATCCTGGTAGCAAAGGATCATATGGCCAGGAACCTCATCAAGGTTATGGAGGCTCTGGTGACAGCCGCATTTCAGGAGGCCTTGACTCTCGTGGCAGAAGCAGGGGCATGTTTGACAGAGGCGGCATGAGTCGTGGTGGGCGGGGAGGCCGTGGAGGCATGGG CGGTGGAGAGCGAGCTGGCTTCAGTAAGCCTGGTG GACTCTTGGATGATGGCCCAGATCTTGATTTAG GCTTATTCAATGTAGGACCCCCTATGGAGCCAGAAGAAGAACCGGAAAACAACACGATATATGTGCAAGGTTTCAATGAAAATGTCACTGTCGAAGACATAATAGAATTCTTCAAGACATGCGGCGAAGTCAAG ATGAATAAGAGGACTGGCCAGCCATTTGTCAACATCTTTACAGACAAAGAGACTGGAAAGCCAAAGGGAGATGGGACGGTTTCCTTTGAGGACCCACCTTCAGCAAAGACAGCTGTTGAGCTATGTGATG GGAAAGAATTTCAGGGCACTGCCTTGAAAGTGTCATTAGCCCGCAAAAAGTCGTCTCTGCTCGGTAACAGAGGTGGCTTTGCCCCACGTGACGGCCGAGGACAGCCACCACTTTTACGTGGCG GACCTATGGGACGAATGGGTGGCAGAGGTGGTGAGCGCGGAGGATTTGTGCCAAGAGGACCTAGAGGACCACGTGGAGCTCCAGTTGGCGCCAATGTACAGCACAGAGCCGGGGACTGGCAGTGCCCGAACCC gaGCTGTGGAAACCAAAATTTTGCTTGGAGAACAGAGTGTAACCAGTGCAAGGCTCCTAAACCGGAGGGTTTCGTTCCTCCCCCTTTCCCGCCTCCAG GCGctgaaagaggaagaggaggaccTGGTATGAGAGGTGGCAGAGGTGGTTTAATGGACCGTGGTGGGCCTGGTATGTTCCGGGGTGGACGTGGAGGAGATAGAGGAGGCTTCAGAGGACGTGGAATGGACAGAGGATTTGGTGGAGGAAGGCGTGGTGGACCTCCTGGTCCCCCAGGACCTCTCATGGAGCCAATGGGAGGTGGAAGAGGTGGTGGAGCAAGGCGAGGTGGACCTGGAAAGATGGATAA GAGCGAGCATCGCCAGGAGCGCAGAGAAAGACCCTACTAG